The following proteins are co-located in the Sphingobacteriaceae bacterium genome:
- the raiA gene encoding ribosome-associated translation inhibitor RaiA, with protein MTINIQSVHFDADKKLIEFINEKVSKVSTFYDGIINSEIILKLEKNENSANKIAEIKMLGKGHEFFSKKQCASFEEATDLAVEAIKSQVIKHKEKSKAVK; from the coding sequence ATGACAATCAACATTCAATCAGTGCACTTTGATGCAGACAAAAAACTAATCGAGTTTATTAATGAAAAAGTAAGTAAAGTTTCTACTTTTTATGACGGAATCATTAACAGCGAAATCATACTCAAATTGGAAAAAAATGAGAATTCGGCCAACAAAATTGCAGAAATAAAAATGCTGGGCAAGGGGCATGAATTTTTCTCAAAAAAACAATGCGCCAGCTTTGAAGAAGCAACCGATTTAGCTGTAGAGGCTATCAAATCACAGGTCATTAAACACAAAGAAAAAAGCAAAGCAGTAAAGTAA